In Nocardioides sp. W7, the genomic stretch GAGGGTACGACGCAGCGAGTTGCCGAGCGTGTAGCCGAAACCGGGCTCCAGCGGCTCGATGACGAACCGCGAGCGGAACTCGTCGACGGACTCTTCCGACAGGGTGGGGCGCTGTGCGATGAGCACTGATTCTTTCCTTTCCGGGCCCACCCGCTATTTGACGGGCCCGAACATACGAGGACGTGGTCCTCGGGTTGACGAGGGACGGTGCTGCTGTGCCAACCGGCCCCGCCTGCGGGCCCACCCACGGACCCGGAGGTCTGGGGGCGGAGCCCCCAGTGGGGGTCCTCGCTGGTGGCTCCACCGAGGACTGGGGGTCTGGGGGCGGAGCCCCCAGCGGGGGTACACGGGGGCGGAGCCCCCGTGCGGTTACTTCTTCGAGTAGAACTCGACGATGAGCTGCTCCTGGACCGGGAGGTCGATCTGCGCCCGGGTCGGGACCTGGTGCACGAGCACGCGCATCCGGTTCGGGAGCGACTCCAGCCAAGCCGGGACGATCCGCTCGCCGTGGGTCTCGCGAGCCACGATGAACGGGGTCATCTCCAGGGACTTCTCGCGCACGTCGATGATGTCGTGCGCGGTGACCTGGAACGACGGGATGTCGACCTTCTTGCCGTTGACCAGGAAGTGTCCGTGGGACACGAGCTGGCGGGCGTGGCGCCGAGTCCGGGCGAAGCCGGCGCGGTACACCACGTTGTCGAGACGGCACTCGAGGAGCTGCAGCAGGTTGTCACCGGTCTTGCCGGTACGACGCGATGCCTCGACGTAGTAGTTGTGGAACTGCTTCTCGAGGATGCCGTAGGTGAAGCGAGCCTTCTGCTTCTCCTGCAGCTGCGAGCGGTACTCGCTCTCCTTGATGCGCGCGCGGCCGTGCTGGCCGGGGGCGTAGGGACGACGCTCGAACGCGGCGTCACCACCGACGAGGTCGACGCCCAGGCGGCGCGACTTGCGGGTCATGGGGCCGGTGTAACGGGCCATTACGTAAGTCTCCTATTCCGTTCGGGCGATCAGACGCGGCGGCGCTTGGGCGGGCGGCAGCCGTTGTGGGGCGTGGGCGTGACGTCCTGGATGGTGCCGACCTCGAGGCCGATCGCACCCAGGGACCGGATCGCCGTCTCGCGACCCGAACCCGGGCCCTTGACGAAGACGTCGATCTTCTTCATGCCGTGCTCCATCGCCCGGCGTCCGGCGGCCTCGGCGGCCATCTGCGCGGCGAACGGGGTGGACTTGCGCGAGCCCTTGAAACCGACGGTGCCGGCCGAGGCCCACGAGATGACCGCCCCGGTGGGGTCGGTGATCGTGACGATCGTGTTGTTGAACGTGCTCTTGATGTGGGCTTCGCCCTGAGCGACGTTCTTCTTCTCCTTGCGACGCACCTTCTTGGCGCCGGCCGCAGTGCGGCTCTTGGGAGGCATGCAGTTATCTCCTGAGGTTCTGGTCTGAAAGCTCGGTGGACGAGGATCCGCGCATCAGCGCAGGATCACTTCGCCTTCTTCTTGCCGGCAACCGTGCGCTTGGGACCCTTGCGGGTGCGCGCGTTGGTCTTGGTGCGCTGACCGCGGACCGGGAGGCCCATGCGGTGGCGGCGACCCTGGTAGCTGCCGATCTCGATCTTGCGGCGGATGTCAGCCTGAACCTCGCGACGGAGGTCACCCTCGATCTTGAAGTTGGCTTCGATCTCGTCACGGAGCTTGACCAGCTCCTCGTCGCCCAGCTGGTGGACGCGGAGGTCGGGGCTGACCCCGGTGGCCTCCAGCAGCTGCTGGGCGCGGGTACGGCCGATGCCGTAGATGTAAGTAAGTGCAATCTCGATGCGCTTGTCGCGCGGGAGGTCCACACCAACGAGGCGTGCCATGTTGGCCCTTTCGCGAAGGCTTCAGCCTTCTGATGTTCACAACGGTTTCGTTCGTGTCGCGTCCTGGGGTGCAGGCTCCGGCCGCTGCTCCGGAGGTGATTCGCCGGTCCTGTCTCCAGGGCCCGGCTAAGCGATCACGTTGAGGTGTGTTCAGTTGTGGTGGAGCGGGTGCTGCACTCTGCTCAGCCCTGGCGCTGCTTGTGGCGCGGGTTCTCGCAGATCACCATGACGCGGCCGTGGCGACGGATCACCTTGCACTTGTCACAGATGGCCTTGACGCTGGGCTTGACCTTCACGAGGAGGTCCTTTCAGATGCTCGGCTGGCTACTTGTAGCGGTAGACGATCCGACCTCGTGTGAGGTCGTACGGCGAAAGCTCCACCACCACGCGGTCCTCGGGGAGGATCCGGATGTAGTGCTGGCGCATCTTGCCGCTGATGTGGGCGAGCACCTTGTGGCCATTGCTCAGCTCGACGCGGAACATGGCATTCGGAAGGGCTTCCGTAATGGTGCCCTCGAGCTCGATCACGCCTTCTTTCTTCGGCATGTCCTCCACAATCTGTCGCATCGATGTCTACCGTTTGCTGCACCGGAACCGGCACGGACCGGTCTCGGCTGGCCCGGGAACCTCCGTCCGCAAGCGGACGGTGGACCTCGTGCAGCCACCCCCTGAGCCTCTTCCCAGGCACGCAGCGAGCCGCTCTTCCGAGCCGATCGCTGGTGTTCCGGGCAGCCGCGAGGCACCACAGGGCAGACCCACGTTGGGCCGACACGCCAGTTTAGTCAAACCCTGACGAGAAACACGAATTGACCGAGCCTACCCGGCCAGCAGGCGCAGGGTCTCCTCGCGCGCCGGGCTGTTGGCGGGCTCCGTCCCGACCGACGCACCGGCGACCGGGTTGACCATCACCTCGTCGACGCCGTACGTCGCCGCGAGCACGGCCACCTGCGCGCGAGCCTCCTCGGCCCCGCCGACCACCCAGCGGCCCGCCATCTTCTCGACCAGGTCGCGCTGGGGTTCGGCGAGCTCGACCTTCTCGGCCTCCTCGACCGACAGCTGCGGCCCGAGCGGCTGGCCGGTGCGCAGCGCCAGCATCATCAGCAGCTGGGGCAGCGATCGGCGCCGCGCCTCGTCGGCGTCCGCGGCGACCGAGGCGTTGACCGTCAGGAAGGTCCGCGGCTCCGCCAGCTCGGGCGAGGGCCGGAAGGTCGCGCGGTAGAGCTCGAGCGCCTCGGCGGTGCCGCTGCCGGAGAAGTGGTGCGCGAAGACGTACGGCATCCCCTTCTCGGCCGCCAGCCGCGCGGAGTAGTCCGAGGAGCCGAGCAGCCAGATCTGGGGCACCGAGGTAGCGACCGGCGTCGCCCGCAGCACGTGGGTCCGGCCCTGCACGGCCAGCCCGACACCGTCGGCGTCCATCATCGCCAGCACGTTCTCGACGTACTCCGGGAAGCGACTGACCGCCTCGTCGGTGACCCCGCCGGCGCCGTGCCGCAGCGCCCAGCCCGTCACCGGGTCGGTGCCGGGTGCCCGACCGATCCCGAGGTCGATGCGCCCGGGGAAGGCCGCCTCCAGCAGCGCGAACTGCTCGGCCACCACCAGCGGCGCGTGGTTGGGCAGCATCACCCCGCCGGAGCCGACCCTCACGTGACGGGTCGCGCCGGCGATCATCGCGATCAGCACGGGCGGGTTGGTGGCCGCGACAGCCGGCATGTTGTGGTGCTCGGCCACCCAGTACCTGCGGTAGCCCTGCTCGTCGGCGACCCGCGCGAGCGCCAGCGTCGCCGCGAGCGCGTCGCCGGTGCTCTGGTCGTGACGGACCGGCACGAGGTCCAGGACGGAGAGGGTCGGGAAGTCACTCATCGACTCCCCCAACCCCCTCCGGTCCAGGGCTATTCCGGGGCGCTCAGGCCGAGGCCGGGTCGTTCTCGCGGTCCTTCTTGTCCTTGGCCAGGCTCGCCACCGTGGTGATGACCAGGGTCACGATGATGACGCCGAGACTGAACAGCGAGGTGATGTCCGGTACGTCGAAGTGCTCGCCGCCGTTGAGGAACTCCAGCTCGTTCAGGTGCATCGCGTGCAGGACCAGCTTCACGCCGATGAACGCCAGGATGAAGGCCAGACCCAGCGACAGGTAGACCAGGCGCTCCAGCAGCCCACCGAGCAGGAAGTAGAGCTGCCGCAGCCCCATCAGCGCGAAGACGTTGGCCGTGAAGACGAGGTACGGCTCCTGGGTGATGCCGAAGATGGCCGGGATCGAGTCCAGCGCGAACAGCAGGTCCGTGGTGCCGAGCGCGATGATCACGATCAGCATCGGCGAGACGACCCGCGATCCGTTCTCCGTGTACCAGAGCTTCAGGCCGTCGAACCGCTCCCCCACGTTGAGGTGCCGCTGGGCGAACTGCACGATCTTGTTGTCCTCGGGGTGCTCCTCCTCGTGGCTGCGGTAGGACTTCACGAGGGTGGCCGCGGTGTAGACCAGGAACGCGCCGAAGATGTAGAAGACCCAGCTGAAGTTGTTGATCAACTGGTAGCCGAGGGCGATGAAGATCCCGCGGAAGACCAGGGCCAGGATGATGCCCACCATCAGGGCCTCCTGCTGGTACTCGCGGGGCACCTTCAGCGCGGCCATCAAGATGATGAACACGAACAGGTTGTCGATCGAGAGGCTGTACTCGGTCAGCCAGCCGGCATAGAACTCGATGCCGTAGTCATGGCCGTGGAACAGCAGCACCCAGACGCCGAACGCGACCGCGGCACCGACGTACACGCTCAGCGCGGTCGCGCACTCGCGCAGCGAGGGCTCGTGCGGGTCGCGAGCGATCATGACGACGTCGAACAGCAGCACGGCCACGGTGACGGCGATCGTGATGCCCCATTCGAGGGCGGATACGTCCACAGGGTTCCTCCTGGGTCAGGAAACGGCGATGCGCCTGAGGTCTCTTCCACCGCCGATGCGGCCCACGACCCCGGACCGGCTGCTGAGCCGGACGTGCTGACGAGGCCGCGGCGAAGGAATACTCCCCTCCTGCGGCGCACATCCTTGCACGCCGACCACCGTCCCGACGAAGCGGTCAGTCCTTGGTACCCGTCCGGCCCCCGAAGGGAACGCCCAGCGAGGTCAGCATCTCCTCGCCACCGTCGAGGGCGGTGAGCACCCAGGTGCCGGTGTCGGTCAGCACGAAGGTGTGCTCGAAGTGCGCGGCCCAGCTGCCGTCGGTGGTCACGACGGTCCAGTCGTCGTCGAGGACGTCGGTCTGCTTCCCGCCGAGGGTGATCATCGGCTCGACGGCGAGGGCCAGACCCTGCACCAGTCGGGGGCCACGTCCGGCCTTGCCGAAGTTCGGGACGTTCGGCGGCAGGTGCATCTGGGTGCCGATGCCGTGCCCGACGTAGTCCTCGAGGATGCCGTAGGAGCCGGCTCCGCGGACCTGAGTCTCGACCGCGTGGGAGATGTCGGTGACCCGGCCACCCACCCGGGCGGCGCCGATACCGCGCCACATCGCCGCCTCGGTGGCCCGCATCAGGTCGCTGACCTCGGCCGGCACCTCACCGACCGCGACCGTGATCGCGGCGTCGCCGTGCCAACCCTGCCCAGCATCGTCCGCGACGATCGCGCCGCAGTCGATCGAGATCACGTCGCCGGGCTGCAGGACCCGGTCGCCGGGGATGCCGTGCACGACCTCGTCGTTGACCGAGGCGCAGATCGACGCGGGGAAGCCGTGGTAGCCGAGGAACGACGGGGTGGCACCCGAGGAGCGGATGCTCTCCTCGGCGATCGCGTCGAGCTCGCCGGTGCTGATCCCGGGGCGTACGGCGCCGCGCAACAGCTCCAGGGTGCGACCGACGACCAGGCCGGCTCGGCGCATGTCGTCGACCTGGGCCGGGGTCTTGATCTCCAGGCCGCGGTCCAGAAAACCCATCAGCTCTCAGGGAGTACGTCGAGAGCGTCGAAGATGCGCTTGGTGACGTCGTCGACCTCGCCCATCCCGTCGATCTCGACGAGCAGCCCACGCTCCCGGTAGACCTCGATCAGCGGCTCCGTCTGCTCGACGTAGAGCTCCTGACGGCGCCGGATGACGTCCTCGGTGTCATCGGTGCGGCCCTCGACCTGGGCCCGCTGCAGCAGCCGGCTGACGATCTCGTCCTGGTCCACGGTCAGCACCACGACGGCGTCGAGGGCGTGGCCGGTGAACTTGATCATCCCGTCCAGCTCCTCGACCTGCGCGAGGGTGCGGGGGTAGCCGTCCAGCAGGAAGCCGGGCTCGGCGTCCTTCTCGTCGATCCGGTTACGGACCATGTGGTTGGTGACCTCGTCGGGGACGTACTCACCGGCGTCCATGAACCGCTTGGCCTCCAGGCCCAGCGGGGTGCCCTCGGACACGTTGGAACGGAAGATGTCGCCGGTCGAGACCGCGGGGATCCCGAAGTGGTCCGCAATGAACTTGGCCTGGGTGCCCTTACCCGCTCCCGGGGGGCCCATGATGATCAGTCGCATTTAGCCGAGGAATCCTTCGTAGTTGCGCTGCTGGAGTTGGCTCTCGATCTGCTTCACCGTGTCGAGCGCGACGCCCACCATGATCAGGATGGACGTGCCGCCGAAGGGGAAGTTCTGGTTCGCGTCGATGAGAACCAGGGCGATCAACGGGATCAGCGAGATGAGCCCGAGATAGAGCGCGCCCGGCAGAGTAATGCGGGACAGGACGTAGGACAGGTAGTCCTCGGTCGGCTTGCCCGCCCGGATTCCGGGGATGAAGCCGCCGTACTTCTTCATGTTGTCGGCCACCTCTTGCGGGTTGAAGGTGATCGACACGTAGAAGTAGGTGAAGAAGATGATCATCAGGAAGAACACCGCCATGTACAGCGGGTGCGATCCGTCGACGAAGTAGTCGTTGAGGAAGCCGACCCAGCCCGAGCTGCTCGTGTTGTTGAACTGCACGGCCATGGCCGGCAGGTAGAGCAGCGACGAGGCGAAGATGACCGGGATGATGCCGGCCTGGTTCACCTTCAGCGGGATGTAGGTCGAGCTGCCGCCGAACATCTTGCGGCCGACCATCCGGCGGGCGTACTGGACCGGGATCCGGCGCTGCGCCTGCTCGATGAAGATGACCGCGGCGACGATGACCAGACCGATGGCCATCACGACGCCGAAGGTCCACCAGCCCTGCGACTTCTGCACGGCCCAGAGCGCCGTCGGGAAGGTCGCGACGACCTGGGTGAAGATCAGGATCGACATCCCGTTGCCGACGCCGCGGTCCGTGATCAGCTCACCGAGCCACATGATCACGGCGGTGCCGGCGGTCATGGTGATCACCAGGACCAGGAAGGTCGCCGTGCCGTCGTCGTGCAGCAGTGGCTGGTTGCAGTTCTGGAGCAGGTTGCCCGAGCGGGCCAGCGCCACGATGCCCGTCGCCTGCAGCAGCGCGAGGCCGAGCGTGAGGTAGCGGGTGTACTGGGTGATCTTCGTCTGGCCCGCCTGGCCCTCCTTCTTCAGCGCTTCGAGCCGTGGGATGACCACGACGAGCAGCTGCAGAATGATGCTGGCGGTGATGTACGGCATGATGCCGAGCGCGAAGATCGTCAGCTGGAGCAGTGCTCCACCCGAGAAGAGATTGATCAGGCTGTAGAGGCTCGAGTCCTCCAGCTGATTGAGGCACGTGTCGACATTGGCGACGTGCACTCCAGGAGCGGGGATCTGGGAACCGGCACGGAAGATCACAATGATCAGCAGGACGAACAGCAGCTTGCGCCGCAGGTCCGGGGTCCGGAAAGCGTTGGCGAACGCGCCTAGCACGAGACGATCCTCTTTCTCCCAGCAGAAAATCAGGGGTCTCCGCAGACGGCGTCCAGAAACCCCGGAGAGCCTAACAGGGCACGGGCACCGTCACGGATTTGGTACCAAAGAGGCACCGGATGACGGCAAAAGGCGCGGCCCGGCTGCGCAGTGCAGCCGTGCCGCGCCCTTCATGACAACGACTCAGACGAGGGTGGTGGTTCCACCCGCGGCCTCGATCTTCTCCTTGGCGGAGCCCGAGACCGCCTGGACGCTGACGTCGACCTTCACGGACAGGT encodes the following:
- the map gene encoding type I methionyl aminopeptidase; amino-acid sequence: MGFLDRGLEIKTPAQVDDMRRAGLVVGRTLELLRGAVRPGISTGELDAIAEESIRSSGATPSFLGYHGFPASICASVNDEVVHGIPGDRVLQPGDVISIDCGAIVADDAGQGWHGDAAITVAVGEVPAEVSDLMRATEAAMWRGIGAARVGGRVTDISHAVETQVRGAGSYGILEDYVGHGIGTQMHLPPNVPNFGKAGRGPRLVQGLALAVEPMITLGGKQTDVLDDDWTVVTTDGSWAAHFEHTFVLTDTGTWVLTALDGGEEMLTSLGVPFGGRTGTKD
- a CDS encoding adenylate kinase; the encoded protein is MRLIIMGPPGAGKGTQAKFIADHFGIPAVSTGDIFRSNVSEGTPLGLEAKRFMDAGEYVPDEVTNHMVRNRIDEKDAEPGFLLDGYPRTLAQVEELDGMIKFTGHALDAVVVLTVDQDEIVSRLLQRAQVEGRTDDTEDVIRRRQELYVEQTEPLIEVYRERGLLVEIDGMGEVDDVTKRIFDALDVLPES
- the secY gene encoding preprotein translocase subunit SecY — translated: MLGAFANAFRTPDLRRKLLFVLLIIVIFRAGSQIPAPGVHVANVDTCLNQLEDSSLYSLINLFSGGALLQLTIFALGIMPYITASIILQLLVVVIPRLEALKKEGQAGQTKITQYTRYLTLGLALLQATGIVALARSGNLLQNCNQPLLHDDGTATFLVLVITMTAGTAVIMWLGELITDRGVGNGMSILIFTQVVATFPTALWAVQKSQGWWTFGVVMAIGLVIVAAVIFIEQAQRRIPVQYARRMVGRKMFGGSSTYIPLKVNQAGIIPVIFASSLLYLPAMAVQFNNTSSSGWVGFLNDYFVDGSHPLYMAVFFLMIIFFTYFYVSITFNPQEVADNMKKYGGFIPGIRAGKPTEDYLSYVLSRITLPGALYLGLISLIPLIALVLIDANQNFPFGGTSILIMVGVALDTVKQIESQLQQRNYEGFLG
- the rpsD gene encoding 30S ribosomal protein S4, with product MARYTGPMTRKSRRLGVDLVGGDAAFERRPYAPGQHGRARIKESEYRSQLQEKQKARFTYGILEKQFHNYYVEASRRTGKTGDNLLQLLECRLDNVVYRAGFARTRRHARQLVSHGHFLVNGKKVDIPSFQVTAHDIIDVREKSLEMTPFIVARETHGERIVPAWLESLPNRMRVLVHQVPTRAQIDLPVQEQLIVEFYSKK
- a CDS encoding LLM class flavin-dependent oxidoreductase — encoded protein: MSDFPTLSVLDLVPVRHDQSTGDALAATLALARVADEQGYRRYWVAEHHNMPAVAATNPPVLIAMIAGATRHVRVGSGGVMLPNHAPLVVAEQFALLEAAFPGRIDLGIGRAPGTDPVTGWALRHGAGGVTDEAVSRFPEYVENVLAMMDADGVGLAVQGRTHVLRATPVATSVPQIWLLGSSDYSARLAAEKGMPYVFAHHFSGSGTAEALELYRATFRPSPELAEPRTFLTVNASVAADADEARRRSLPQLLMMLALRTGQPLGPQLSVEEAEKVELAEPQRDLVEKMAGRWVVGGAEEARAQVAVLAATYGVDEVMVNPVAGASVGTEPANSPAREETLRLLAG
- the rpmJ gene encoding 50S ribosomal protein L36; its protein translation is MKVKPSVKAICDKCKVIRRHGRVMVICENPRHKQRQG
- a CDS encoding TerC family protein, whose protein sequence is MDVSALEWGITIAVTVAVLLFDVVMIARDPHEPSLRECATALSVYVGAAVAFGVWVLLFHGHDYGIEFYAGWLTEYSLSIDNLFVFIILMAALKVPREYQQEALMVGIILALVFRGIFIALGYQLINNFSWVFYIFGAFLVYTAATLVKSYRSHEEEHPEDNKIVQFAQRHLNVGERFDGLKLWYTENGSRVVSPMLIVIIALGTTDLLFALDSIPAIFGITQEPYLVFTANVFALMGLRQLYFLLGGLLERLVYLSLGLAFILAFIGVKLVLHAMHLNELEFLNGGEHFDVPDITSLFSLGVIIVTLVITTVASLAKDKKDRENDPASA
- the rpsM gene encoding 30S ribosomal protein S13 yields the protein MARLVGVDLPRDKRIEIALTYIYGIGRTRAQQLLEATGVSPDLRVHQLGDEELVKLRDEIEANFKIEGDLRREVQADIRRKIEIGSYQGRRHRMGLPVRGQRTKTNARTRKGPKRTVAGKKKAK
- the rpsK gene encoding 30S ribosomal protein S11 — translated: MPPKSRTAAGAKKVRRKEKKNVAQGEAHIKSTFNNTIVTITDPTGAVISWASAGTVGFKGSRKSTPFAAQMAAEAAGRRAMEHGMKKIDVFVKGPGSGRETAIRSLGAIGLEVGTIQDVTPTPHNGCRPPKRRRV
- the infA gene encoding translation initiation factor IF-1, whose protein sequence is MPKKEGVIELEGTITEALPNAMFRVELSNGHKVLAHISGKMRQHYIRILPEDRVVVELSPYDLTRGRIVYRYK